The following DNA comes from Bos indicus x Bos taurus breed Angus x Brahman F1 hybrid chromosome 5, Bos_hybrid_MaternalHap_v2.0, whole genome shotgun sequence.
CTCATCTGTGCCCACCTACCATCAAAGGCCAGCTCCGCGTCCCTACTTTTGACTATAAAAGTCGAGGAGATGCATAATCCTACAGCCCAATGTATTTTTACATAATCCATTTTGCTAAAATATAAATTGCTATTCTGTTACGGGGgagatttctttccatttatgtaGTTTGAATTCCGCTAAGAACAAGGAGAGATTTTATTAAGCTGCTGTCTCTCGGGTAGTTTCAATTATCTCCCACTGCTGTAACTCCAAGGCACAATCGCTTCCCAGCAAGTCCTTCCCAGCAATGCCCAATTGCGGTAGTTTGTGTTCAGGATCTCAAGAACCAACTCCAACACATGTCCGTAGCCTCAGTCAAGCTAGCTGTGGGTTTTCTAAGCAACGAGGGACACATCTATTCCACCGTGGATGATGATCATTTTAAATCCACAGACGCAGAATAACTGGATCTAATTGGGTACCCGAGATATTTTCCAGTTGGACCTTTTTTAATGCAGCCTCTTGTCTCCAACTGTGCATATAATTGGCGAGTTGACTTCTAGGAAGTAGATTTCATCTATAAAAGATCTCAACTGACAATCCTTTTGAAACTTACTCCTACTCTTCTGTGTTTtcgatgggcttccctggtggctcagacggtaaagcgtctgcctacaatgcgggagacgtgggtttgatccctgggtcaggaagatcccctggcaaaggaaacaggtaacccactccagtattcatgcctggaaaatcccatggaccgaggagcctggtgggctacaatccatggggtcgcaaagggttggacacgactgagcgacgtgtgtgtgtgtgtgttgcactCTCTACTGGGGAACTGTTAAGAGTGGTGAGGAAAGCCCTGTAGAGGTGGAAACCTTGAGTTTTTGCTTCCATCCACTTAAGTGGGCTCTACAAATATTCCTTTGAGGACTGTGATGTGAAAAATTGAGGAAGCACTGTCCTCCGTGACTACTGACCATTTTATTGACTTGATTCGGTTTAGCCTAACAATTTCTTTTCAGTGATAAACTGAGGACTAAAGGGATGAAGTGTTCTTGTGCCGTGAAGGCAGTATGAGGTAGGAGTTGAGAGATTTTTAGGGGCAAATACCCCCAAATTTGGCTATTAGTGGAGACGTTTTGGTTGAGTGAGTTATCCTTGCTGAGTCTGATTCCTGATCTGTAAGATGAGGCTCATGATGAGTATGCTTACAATGAAGTAAGATAATACATGCAAGCACTGAGCCAAAGCTCCTGGTATCTGATAAGTGCTGGATAAATAGTTCCTATTACTACTTTTATTAGAACTGAGGTCTTCTGAACCTCCTAGGTCCCCCGTCCCCATCTCCATTACATCATCCTGCTTCCTCAGAGGACTATTATTTACAGAGATGAAATCAACAACTGAACAACTAGTATAGGCAAAGCATACTAGATGCGGTTTTTCTTTCCCCTTGAGGAATCACAAATATCTCGACATACATAAGGCATCTAGTCTAGTGCAAAGACAGTAAGAACCCCTGGGCCACTACTCAAGTGTTCCAAAGGTGTCACCAAGGACCCTGGGGGACATGTCCTCCATTTGCTGTATGGAGGGAGCTGTCAGTGCTTCTTGACAGATGACCATATCGATGGCTGAGAATTAAAGTAATCCTGCTCCAGACTGACACTGCAGAGGGGTGGGAGAATGACTCCTGTAGCAGGTCATCCCATCCTTTCCATTATGGTAACCCAGTTCAAAGTGTCTCCTACCTGCAAATGGAGAACCAGTCCCAGTCCTGTAGGAAAATGTTTCATACCACACACACAAGCCAAAGCTGTTGGAAACTCTTTATTTTCGTCTTCCCGTGCTGTAGACAGACAGCACATTCCCCGGCTTTATTTCCTCCCTCAAGGAGAAAAAGGATAGTAGTTGTCTGGGTCTCAGGGCTAAGCTGCTTCTCTCTGGACCTAGCCCAGACAGGACAGAAAAGACTGGTGCTGGATTCCAAACCTATCCTCCAGACATAGTAACCTCACTGAAGGGCAGGCAAATGACTGGATGGCATGTTGTGGGCCTGGCCTCAGGGGTGAAGAATAGAGAGCATGAGGTGACTGTAATGAAAAGATAAGCAACGCACTGTACACAGTTAGCCCCAGAACACACACCTCTGATATTTTGGCCTCTTCCAATCAGCTAAGTGTATCTACGAGGGCTACCGCCTCACAGCTCTAGTCTTGGGTCCTCTTACCATTCTCTTTGGCTTTAAGCTTTGGCTCAAAGGTCAGGGTTCTAACACGTCCTGTGAGAGCAGTTCTCGGCCAGGGTCATAGTCTCAAAGATGTGCCACAACAGAACCTCTGGACACATGGCAGGGATCCCCGCTCAcacatccccacccccaaccctctcCAGGGCTTCTTGATCCCGAAGCTGATTCCTCATCAAAACCATTTGCGTTCTCAACTTGAGTGAAGTACCAGGGAGCAACACCAGCCAATCAAGAATATGAACAGGAGGACCACAGGGGCTGAGCCCAAGAGGAAAGATTATAGGTCTCACAACACAATTTTTCCAAACATGagcttcagttatttttttatttggaaaaaaagtcaCAACCAAGAGTATAAAGTACTTTGAATTGAACTCATGTTTTAGGAAGGGGCAACAGGGAAAACCAAAATACACTTTGGAATTGATTGGGTTTTCGAGATGATGAGTCTTTTTTCAAGCATTAAGCTAACTATGTGGTTTGTTAACCTAGATGGTGCAAAAAAATTTCCAGATGGAGTAGAAGCAGATGCTGTTACTTCAGGCAAAGGTGAAAGTTACAGAGTAGAAAGGCAGGGAAAGGCCCTACATCTTTccccaaagatgaaaaaaaaaagtgtgtgtgtgtaggtgtgtgtggggggtccCCTCCTCCATCCAAGAATCTCAAAGCACTGAACTTCATCCACATGTGATGATGGGACTTGCCCCATCTCAGTCAGCAAATCCACCAGGACTAGAGTCGAGAATTCCCACTGCTTCTAGTTCTGAGGACCGCTAAGAGATTCTTGCTTGTGAAATGGCAGAGTTAGGCATTTTGGTTTTTGAAAACAGGTAAGAGACGGAGCTGCCTGTAGAAAGGTGCTCGGAGATAAACTCAAATCACAATTACACTTGGCTTAGATGATTTGGGATCTGGTCTTTaaagtcttttgttttttgagtcTCCATCCAATGTCTTATATAGAATTTGGTCAGAGACACCTTGGGAAAATTCCAGGTTTTCTAATATTCACATGGGGAAAACCAGATCCTTTCTctgaatgaagaaaaacaagaaggaatGCTTTTCAAACACTCGTGGCCCTGTCCTTTTCTTCTAATGACAGTAGATGGGTGCATCAGTGCTCGGCTCCACCTCACAGCCTCTACACTAGTCACCCTGGGTGGTACTCAGGCATACAGAGCGTTGTAAACTCCCGGTCTGACTCTGATGAACAGCCAAGAGGGAGAACCTCTCTCAGGCTTCGGGGCTGttgtttttcattctctctcaaTGTCTTCATACAAAGGGAACAACTGAACCATTTCAGGGGGCCTTTGCATGTATGTAAGAGAAGAGACAGGAAGACTCTAAATATAGCCAATGTTAACCCTACTGCTCAACCTACTAAACCATGACAAAAAAGGGGACAGGAGTCTCTACCTTAAATTCAAAGGGAAGCTAAGGTTTCAATGCTATTTAAAGAGTCATTTCATGTCGCTGTCATTGGAAAGGAATGAGACAGCTGCAGAGAGCTTCACCAGAATCTCATTGATGGAGAGGtagtaagaataaaaataagatttgatGGGAGAACAAAATACTGGATGGGAAGATCAGAAATAGAATTATCATCAGCCTCCTgccacaaacaggaaaaaaaccacacaaaacaAGATGCACTGACATTGTATATTAAATATTCCTCCCCACTCTCAGGATACTTTTTACATTGCAATAAATAGTGCAATTTTAGCAGCAGAAAACAAGAAGGAATGTGGGAAGTACCCACCTCCCTCTCATGTGTTCTAGCCATGTGCTCTTCCTGGGTAGCACCGATCTCCCCAGGTGCTGGGTGAGAGAcgggatggagggaggaggtcTGTGCATGTCTGCCTGCCCTCTGGTGATGCCTGCAGAGTTCAGCAAACACTCCCTCATGTTCACAGGGCACACACTGGGCTGGCTCTTGGACCTGTTCTTGGGCTAAGGCAATATCCGAGAAACGCAGGCCTGACAGGGAGGAATTGGTCATTGATGGTCAGCTGCCTGTCAACCTCATGCACTAAGACTGTGTCCTTGAAGGCCTTGTCCTCATTAGCAATACGGCAGGGAGGGGCCAACAGCAGCCCTTCCGCCCGCGTCTCTCAACACCTGCACCCAGCGGCGCCGGACGGGAGCAGCCCCAGGTGAGGCACAGACATCAGGCACGCAGACCCCACCGCCACCTCCAGGTTCACCCACCTGCACTCTCACCAATGGCCACTGAGAGACAGTCTCCGAATAACTCTGCATCCAGTTTACCGTGAGCCCTCACTCCCCTGTGCGGCAGCCAAAAGGGTGCCCAGGAGACCTTCTTGGTCCTTCTGGATATGAATTGGTCaagaggtgggggtgggcttCTTTTTTCCAGGAACTTGGGTCAAAGACCAGCTTTTCCACCAGCTTTATCCCCGGAAATCCTAAATACTGTCTGAGCACTCCCTGCAGAGTTGAGTTTGAAACATGCAATCCTAACTTCAGTGACAGTCAACTGCAAGGCAACATCTTAATTAGGCAGATGCGCTCCAGGAAAAAAGAGCAACAAAGATGTGAACAGGCAGGAAAGACAGAGCAGACACCGAAGAAGGGCAGGCGGCACAGCCGACACGACAGACCTAGGCCAAGATGCAAAATACCAAGTGGTCGCCACAGCTCAGGCTAGGGCTCCACCTTCTCAGTTCATTCAAGGAAAACTAGCCTGGAGCATGGGGAGGGGAAGAGTAGGGAGCACAGTGTTTGATAACAAAAGTCGAAAGGGAAGGTGAAAAaagaggagacagaaatggcattCTAATCTGCCATTAGATTAGAATCTAATCACCAGGGTGATGACCAGCAAGACAGGAGGCACCTAGGGACCCTGTGAGGCACCAACTATGTAGCCAAGTGTTTCTAACGGAGAATCGGGCCTGAGCACCCGACACCTGCTTTGGCCTTCACCTGCCCTACGTCTGCAGCAGCACCTCTGGCTCGGATAACGAGCAATAGAGAGTGTATCCCAATTCGTCTATTTCCTCAGGGGTGagctctgcaaataagttcaccTTGGGGTTCAGGACACTGGGCAGAATGCCGGCCTCTAAGTGGCTGATGAGCCCCCTCAAGGCCTGCAGGAAGCGGTCGGCCAGCACGTCCGGGGACCAGTCAGCCTCCTCCTGGGCCAAGTGGAGGATGACATTGGTGAGCTGGCTGGCAGTGAGGCGGCCCAGGGCCGGAGTGGACTTGCATACGGCCTTGAGGATCTTGAGGCACAGGGAGCGGCAGCCCGAGTCGGCCTGGTCCAGGGCCCGCAGGCGCGCTGTCTCAGCAGGACGCAGGCTCAGCCGCCACAGGTTGTCATACTGGGCTAGCCGGTGTGGTTTGGCCACCAAGACAGTGTCACCAAGGGTCACTGATGGCAGGAAGTCAATGACAAGGTGCTTGTCCCGCTCATACTGCACTTCCAGAGTCAGGGCCTCTGGGGGCGGGGCTGGTCGAATCACGTAGTCCAAGAGGGACCCGATGGCCGGCCAGTTGATGGAGCCAGCCACTACCTTCTCAAACGTGTCTGCCACCGTCTTCGGAGAAAGGTAGCCCCCTACTACACAGCGGTCCCAGTAACTGCTACCGCGAGGAAAATACTCTGGATTCTCCCGGCGAACTAGAAAGAAGCCAGGGACGTTCATGATGGTGTCCTC
Coding sequences within:
- the MIEF1 gene encoding mitochondrial dynamics protein MID51 — translated: MAGSGERKSKKDDNGIGTAIDFVLSNARLVLGVGGAAMLGIATLAVKRMYDRAISAPTSPTRLSHSGKRSWEEPNWMGSPRLLNKDMKAGLSRSLQALPTGSSAFDTDTFCPPRPKPLARKGQVDLKKSRLRMSLQEKLLTYYRNRAAIPAGEQARAKQAAVDICAELRSFLRAKLPDMPLRDMYLSGSLYDDLQVVTADHIQLIVPLVLEQNLWSCIPGEDTIMNVPGFFLVRRENPEYFPRGSSYWDRCVVGGYLSPKTVADTFEKVVAGSINWPAIGSLLDYVIRPAPPPEALTLEVQYERDKHLVIDFLPSVTLGDTVLVAKPHRLAQYDNLWRLSLRPAETARLRALDQADSGCRSLCLKILKAVCKSTPALGRLTASQLTNVILHLAQEEADWSPDVLADRFLQALRGLISHLEAGILPSVLNPKVNLFAELTPEEIDELGYTLYCSLSEPEVLLQT